The Streptosporangiales bacterium DNA window CGCCGCCGGCTCCTGCGCCGCCGCCGGCCGACCCGGCTCCCGCAGCGCCGGCTCCGCCGCCACCGGCTCCTGAGCCCGCACCTGCGGCTCCGGCTCCGCCGCCACCGGCACCTGAGCCGCCGCCACCGGCACCTGAGCCGCCGCCACCGGCTCCGGAACCGCCGCCACCGGCTCCGGAACCGCCGCCACCGCCGGCGTGACGAAGGACGCGGGCCCCCGCTCGACCTGAGCGGGGGCCCGCACCGGTGTCTGACGCCACCTCCACAACCGCACCCGTGAGGGGCACCCCGACCGGGTCAGAGCACGGTGGGGGTGCCCCTCACGGTGGTGACGACCCACGCCGCTCGCGCTCGTCGACGGTTAGTTGGTGGAGCCGAGGGCCTGTCCGTACCGGTTGCCCGCGGCGGGTGAGCCGGCGACCCAGTTCACCGGGGTGACGCCCCGGCCGGGCAGGCCGGACAGGACGGTACCGGCGCCGGCGTTCTCACCGGGGACGCCGATCAGCGGTGCGTCGAGCCAGACGTCGTCCTCGTCTCCGGTGAACGGCACGCGGACGTTGCCGATGGTCTGGCCGAACCGGTCGCCCGCCTCGACCCCACCCGGGATGCCGGTGGTCGCCTGGGTCCAGGCGCGTTCACCACGCAACGCGCTGACCGAGCCCGCGTCCCTGACCGTGCCGATGTCCTCGCCGGGAACCCCCACGAGGAAGTCGGCCGCACCCCAGGTGCCGAGCGAGGAGCCGAACGCGTCACCCGCCTCGGCGGCGCCGGCGACTCCAGCGGTGTCCTGGTTGAAGCCCTTCGTCTCGCCCAGCGCGAAGGTGCCGTCGAACCAGAAGACGATGACCGAACCCGCACCCTTGGCGCTGCCGATGGCCTCGCCGGGCGCACCGGCGAGGACGTTGTGGCCGCCGCCGTTGTGGCTCGTCTCCGTGGCCGAGTAGAGCGTGGCCCCGAAGCTGTCGCCGGCCTCGGGAGTGCCGGGGACGCCCGCGGTGTTTTGGGTCACGAACGTCTCAGTCGCTCCCGGACTCGGGTCCCAGTCGAGGACGCCGCCGGAGGAGTTGTTCTCGCCCGGCACGCCGATGAAGACGTCCGCACCGGAGACGGCGAGAGCAGCACCGAACCTGTCGTTGGTCTCCGACGCGCCGGGCACGCCCGCGACGTTCTGCGTCACGAGCTGGCCCTCCTCCACGATCGGCACCTGGCTGCTGCCCAGGACGAGCTCGGCGACCGCGCCCGCGTCCGCCTGTCCCGCGAGGTCGTATCCGGGGACGCCGACGTACAGCGGGCGGACGACGGAGCCGACGATGTCGGGCTCGTGGAACGGTGAGGCGAGATCCGAGCCGAAGCCCGCGCCCACCTGCGGCTGCCCGGGCACCGCCTGCGCACCCTGCCGGAACTCGTGGAAGAGCGTGAACTCGCCCTGGTCCGCGTCCCAGTCGTACACGAAGATCGCGCCGGCGTCGTTCAGGGTGCCGACGTCACGGCCGGGTGCGCCGACGACGAGTCGGCTGCAGGTGCCGCGCTCGATGTCGCTGCCCTCGTACGAGGCGACCTCCGCCAGCGCGGTGCCGAAACGGTCGCCCGCCTCGCCCTGCGGCGGAACGAGCCGGTGGATCGCGGTGCCGCTACCGTCGCTGACTCGGACCTCCACCGCGCCCGTCCCGCCCGCGGCGCCCGGCATGCCGACGGCGACGTCGACCCGGCCGTCGAGGTTGAAGTCGTTGCTCCCCGTCATGCACTCGGGCTCGGCGCTCGCCGGTGGCGCGTCGATGGCCCAGGCCAGTCCGGTGACGGCGATCGCGAGGACCGCGAGTCCTGTCCGCAGAACCTGTCTCCTCATGGTTCCTCCTTGGCTTCCCCCGGCCGAGGCACCGTGTGGGGTAAGCGACTCCCGAGGAGGACGCGAGGTTGGCAGCCGAGCGGGACCGTTACCCGACGGCGTGCACGTTGCCGAGCCGGTCGAGGACGCCGGCCGGTCCGGTGCGCAGGTACCACTCCATCTGGTACGCGTCGTCGAACGCCGGATGCGCGACGGCGTCCGGGCGCACCTGGCTGGCGTGCGCCGCGATGGCCGCACGCTTGACCGCGAGTTCGTGCGGCGTCCCGCCGACGGCGAGCCCGATCTCTGCGGTGACGTGGCCGAAGGCCGCAGCGGTCGCGCGCGACGCGGCATGGATCAGGTGGGCGTCGGGCCCGGCGAAGTGCAGGTGCTCGCGGTCGACGGTGCTCTCGTACGCGGGCACGCCGGCGAGCTCGGCCGCCAGGGCACCGATGCGGTGGACGGCGACGTGGTCGGGGTGACCGTAGATGCCACGCGGGTCGTAGTGCACGACCGCCTCGGCCCGCTCGTCGACGGCGAGGTCGGCGAGCAGCCGCGCGGCGACCGGCACGTCCGCCCGGCTGAGTGCGCCGGGGTCGGCGCCGTCGGGGCCCTGGGCGAGGCCGGAGTCGCGGTGGTCGAGGAGTACGAGCCGCTCCACGCCGAGCAGCTCAGCCGCTCGCTCGAGCTCGGCGATCCGGCGCTGTGCGACGGTCTCGTCCGGGCGGAGGGGGACGAGCACCTCGCCGAGCTCGCCGGCGGTGGCGGTCACCAGCACCACGCGGACACCGGCGTCGGCCAGCCGTCGGATGGTGATGCCGGTGAAGATCGCCTCGTCGTCGGGATGCGCGTGGAGGACCACGATGGTCCTTCCACGCAGATCGGTCGTCGTGTCAGGTGCCGCGGGTGCGGGGAAGAAGAGGGTCATCGTCGTCGCATTCGAGGATCGAGGCCGAGGGGCCGTGCCGCGACGTGCGCGGCGGAACGGGACCGGGACAGTCAGCGACGACAACACAGGCACGCGACGAGACGCGGCGCCATGGGCGCGGCGTGGGTCGTCTGCATGCCGGTCACGCAACGTATTGAAGCACACGACGCGGCTGCATGGAGCCGCCGGTGCGTCATCGGGGTGGAGCCCCGTTCCCGTTCACCGACTCCTCGTGCTGGACGGCGATCCTGTCGTCGACCTCGGTGCGGTACGCCACGTAGTAGCGCAGGGCCGCGCGTACCTGCCGCGCCGTCAGGGCGAGCGCCTCGGCGGTGTCGTGGACGAGCGTCTCGTCGTCCTCGTCGCCGGCGCGCGTGCCGCCCAGTGTTGACTGCCTCCGGCTATCTCGCGACAGCGCGGCGAACGTGTCGACGACCTCCCAGACGTCGGGGCCGCCGAGCAGCAGGGCACGCCGGCCGGTGGGCGCGTTCCTGAAGGCGATGCCCGGATGCTCGAACGCGCGCAGCGCCTCGTCGACGAACACGTTGGTCATCGAGGTGACCGAGGTGCCCGGATGGCTCCGGACGTAACGGTCGAGGCGGGCGCACACCCCGTCGTCGAGTCGTACGGACCGGAACGTGTCGGCCCGATCCCGGTGGTCGCCCGTCGCAGGGCGAGCTGTCGTCCCTGTCATGTCCGTAGTGTGCCGCCGCAGCACCGATGAGGCGGCGCGTTGTCCACAGCCCCCTACGGCCCGGCGAGGAGGGCGTCGACGGCGAGCGTCGCCGGCGTGCCGTCCGCGGGCTGGAGCGTGACCTCGCGGCCGGTCAGGTCGACGACCGCGGTGCACAGGGTGCGGCCGCGGCCGTTGTCCGGCTGGTTCACGCCGTCGGGCAGGCAGGTGTTGGCGAGGATGTCGAGGAGCCAGGCGGTGTCCGGACCCGTGGCCGGGGGAGCGAGGGCGTCGAGCACCTTGCCGCGGTCGAGGCTGTTCTGCGCCGCATAGGTCTGCGCGGTGTCGACGTACCTCACGTGGTTGGTGTGCCACAGCAGTTGGTCCCGCGCCGCGTACACCGCCGCCGTACGGCCCGCCGCGGCCTCGACGGTCGCCACGCGGCCGGTGCCGAGCTCGCCGATCGTGTACGCGAAGCCGCCGGCGCTCGGATTGTCCGCGAGGTACGCGACGGCCTGGTCGAGGCCCGTGCAGCGCTGCAGCGACCTGGCGACGAAGTGGCGCCCTGGTGCGGCGCCCGGCCAGTCGGCCATCAGGTGGTCGATGCCCCAGGTGAGCCCATGGCCGGTGACGACGAAGCTGTTGGACGGGAGGAAACCCGGGTACCACTCCACGGCGACCGGCGGGTCACCGTCGACGTGCAGGCTCAGGATCGTCAGCGCGGTCTCGGTGCCGCCGTCCTCGTTGTGCGCGACGAACGAGCGCGTGCCGCGCCAGCCCAGGTCGGAGCAGCCGGTGCCGTCCGGCCTGCCGAGATCGCCGCGCAGGTTGGCGAGCAGCACGACGGCGGCGTCGACGCCGGCGCCCTCGGCGAGTGCCGTCGCCTCGGCGACGGCCGCGGGGTGGCGCTCGCGGGTGGCGGCGAGGACGCGGTCGCGGCGGTCGGTTTGCGACTCCGCGAGACCGCCCAGCCAGCCGCCGGACGCCGCCACGACGTCGAGGACCGTACGGATGTCGTCACGCGCCGCGGCGCCGAGCGCGCGGAAGGCCGCGTCGCGTTCCCCGGTCACTCGCAGCCAGTGGAGTCCCGCGAGCTCTCCCTCGTCGACGCGTGCTCGCGCTGGCATATCGTCGCTCCTGTCGTCCCGTCTGGCGACAGCCTATGAGGAGGAACCCGTGGCAGCGCATTCCGCGACGCTCGCGATCAACGAGCGCATCCAGGCCCGCCGTGCCCGCGGCGAGAAGGTCCTCCACCTCGGCTTCGGCGAGGCGGGACTGCCCGTCCTGCCGGCGGTGGCCGACGTCCTGTCCAGCGCGGTCGCGGGCAACGCCTACGGTCCCGTCGTCGGCTCCCTCGCGGCACGCGACGCCGCGGCGGGCTACTTCACCAGGCGCGGCCTCGCCACGCACGCCGACCAGATCGTCCTCGCGCCCGGGAGCAAGGCACTGCTGTACGCCCTCCTCACCGTCCTGCGCGGCGACGTGGTGTTGCCGGTGCCCTCGTGGGTGACGTACGCCGCGCAGGCCGCACTCGCCGGCAAGAGAGTGATCGACGTGCCCGTGCCACCCGAGGCCGGTGGCGTGCCCGACCCCGACCGGCTCGACGAGGTGCTGCGCACGGCACGCGCCGTCGGCGCGGAGCCCGGCATCCTGGTGCTGACGCTGCCCGACAACCCAACAGGCACCCTCGCCGGCGCCGACCTGGTCCGCCGGGTGTGCGAGGTCGCCGAGCGCAACGGCCTGGTCGTCGTCTCCGACGAGATCTACCGTGACCTGACGTACGCGCCCGAGACGTTCGCCGGCCCGGCGACATTCCTGCCCGACCGCACGTTCGTCACGAGTGGGCTGAGCAAGAGCATGGCGCTCGGCGGTTGGCGGATCGGCTTCAGCCGCGTGCCCGCGACCGATTGGGGCGCCGAGGTACGCGACGAGATCGTCGGTGTCGCCAGCGAGGTCTGGTCGAGCCTGGCGACCCCGATGCAGGACGCCGCCGCGTACGTGCTCGGCGAACCCGCCGAGGTCACCGCGCACGTCGCCGCCAGCAGGCGGCTGCACCAGCGCGTCTCCGTCGCCGTCCACGAGACGTTCACCGCCGCCGGTGCCGTGTGCCGTCCGCCGCAGGGGTGCTTCTACGTCTACCCCGACCTCGAGGTCGTCCGTCCGGTGCTCGCGGCCAGGGGCGTCGACACCGGCGCGCGGCTGGCCGAGCACCTCCTCGACACCCACGCCGTGGGCGTCCTCGCGGGCGAGGCGTTCGGCGATGACCCACGGGCGTTCCGCTTCCGGGTCGCGACGAGCCTCCTGTACGGCGAGGGCGACCAGCGGTGGGACGCGTTGAACGCCGACGACCCGGTGTCGCTCCCGTGGATCGCGGCGGCGCTCGCCGACCTCGACGCGGCACTGCGGGCCGTGACGTCCGGCTGACCGACTTGACGTTCGATACCACCTAGGGGTATGTAAATCAGATGGACACCTCGCAGCCGGGCTATCACGACACCAAGGCCGACCACCTCAAGCGGCTGCGCCGCATCGAGGGCCAGGTCCGTGGCCTGCAGCGGATGGTCGAGTCCGACACCTACTGCATCGACGTCCTCACCCAGGTGTCCGCGGCGACCCGCGCGCTGGAGTCCGTGGCGCTCGGCCTGCTCGACGAGCACCTCGCCCACTGCGTCGCCGACGCGGTCGCGAAGGGCGGCGACGACGCCGAGGCGAAGGTGAAGGAGGCGTCCGCGGCCATCGCCCGTCTCGTGCGCTCATGAGCCGTTCGCGCCGGCGACGAGCGCGTCGCCGAGCGGCGTGCGCCGGTAGAGCACGGCGCGGCCCTGCCGCGTCCCGGTGACGAGGCCCGTCGCGGCCGCCGGGGTGGTCGCCCTCGTTGCCGCGCTGCTCGTCGGAGCCGCGAGGCGAGCGGCCGGTTGAGCACCCCGGGTCAGGCGTCGAGTGCGCGGGTCAGCAGCGCGTCGACGGCCGCGTCGCCGGTCGGCGGCGACAGGCGCGTCGGCGCGCCTGTCGCGAGCAGCGCCGCCACCGTCCCCGGGTAGTCGCCGTCGTCGGCACGGTTGTTGCGCAGCCCCCAGATCGCGCAGTCGAGCGGGGTGGGCTGCTCGTCGTCGAACGCGACGTCGTGCACGTCGGCACCCCGCGCGATCAACAGCCCGACGGTCTCGGTCCTCCCGTGCATCGCCGCCTGGTCGAGCGGGGTGAAGTTGCTCCACCCCCTGGTGTCGACGACCATGCCGGCGTCGAGCAGCGATGCCACGACGTCCGTACGTCCGAGCAGCGCGAACTGGCCGAGGATCCAGCCGTAGTCGTCGCGCGACGCGGTGCCCTTCACAGGCGGCGGGCTCGCCGGCAGGTCCGCCGACTCGCCGCGTGCGACGGCGAGCACCGCGGCGTCGACCGCGTCGAGCTCCGCAGTCGCGCCACGGGAAGCGAGCAGGTCGTACGCGGCGAGGTGCCCGCAGCGGGCGGCGAGGGCGAGCGGCCGGCGGCCGACGTCCCAGCGGTCCCAGGGCAGGTTCACGTCCGCGCCCGCGTCGAGCAGCATGATGAGGATCGGCAGTCCGCGGCCGCGGCTGACCGCGTGGTGGAGGCAGCGCTCCGTGTCGACGTCGACCCCGCGGTCGAGGAACCACCGCAGGCCGGCGGCGTCCTCGAAGTCGAGCTTGTGGTTGACGAGACGCTCGAAGCCGGGCGCGGCGAGCAGGCCGAGGAACGCGGTGTCGCTCTGCTCGCAGGCATGGTAGAACGCGTCCTCGTCCCTCGTCGCCCCGCGGTCGACGAGCAGCCGGGCCAGCGCGAGGTCGCTGCGCTCGACCGCGTCGAACAGCGCGGACATCCGGCCCTCGCCGCCCCACTCGACGGAGTGGGAGTCGGGATCGGCGCCGGCGTCGAGCAGCAGTGCGGCGCAGCGGCGGACGTCGGCCGGCGTGCCGAGCGTGCGGCGAAGCAGCACCAGCAACGGCGGCAGCCCGTCGATCTCGCGGGACGCGGCGGCGGGGTCCGAGTCGAGCAGGTCCGCGAGCGCGGCCGGGTCGGCGAGGACGAGGGCGCGTTCGACGCCCTCGAGCCGGACGGACTGCACGTGGTGGACGAGCCTCGGCCAGCTGGCGAAGCCGTACTCGCGGGCGACCTGGTGCTGGGCCTGCGCGAGGCCGACCGACTGCGTGCGGCGCCGCGCCTTGGCCCGCTTGCGCAGGTGCTCGAGCGAGGGGCGGTCGGGAAGGGTGGGCATGGCGGACCTCCTGCTGCCCGTGTCCGCGTCACCGGGCCGAGGTACGCCTGCGGCAGGGTGTCGTACGGCCGGTGGGATGGTCCCTTCCCCGCGGACAGGACGCGCCCGGCTGG harbors:
- a CDS encoding isocitrate dehydrogenase (NADP(+)), coding for PPAPAPPPADPAPAAPAPPPPAPEPAPAAPAPPPPAPEPPPPAPEPPPPAPEPPPPAPEPPPPPA
- a CDS encoding GlcNAc-PI de-N-acetylase, with amino-acid sequence MTLFFPAPAAPDTTTDLRGRTIVVLHAHPDDEAIFTGITIRRLADAGVRVVLVTATAGELGEVLVPLRPDETVAQRRIAELERAAELLGVERLVLLDHRDSGLAQGPDGADPGALSRADVPVAARLLADLAVDERAEAVVHYDPRGIYGHPDHVAVHRIGALAAELAGVPAYESTVDREHLHFAGPDAHLIHAASRATAAAFGHVTAEIGLAVGGTPHELAVKRAAIAAHASQVRPDAVAHPAFDDAYQMEWYLRTGPAGVLDRLGNVHAVG
- a CDS encoding aminotransferase class I/II-fold pyridoxal phosphate-dependent enzyme, with the protein product MAAHSATLAINERIQARRARGEKVLHLGFGEAGLPVLPAVADVLSSAVAGNAYGPVVGSLAARDAAAGYFTRRGLATHADQIVLAPGSKALLYALLTVLRGDVVLPVPSWVTYAAQAALAGKRVIDVPVPPEAGGVPDPDRLDEVLRTARAVGAEPGILVLTLPDNPTGTLAGADLVRRVCEVAERNGLVVVSDEIYRDLTYAPETFAGPATFLPDRTFVTSGLSKSMALGGWRIGFSRVPATDWGAEVRDEIVGVASEVWSSLATPMQDAAAYVLGEPAEVTAHVAASRRLHQRVSVAVHETFTAAGAVCRPPQGCFYVYPDLEVVRPVLAARGVDTGARLAEHLLDTHAVGVLAGEAFGDDPRAFRFRVATSLLYGEGDQRWDALNADDPVSLPWIAAALADLDAALRAVTSG
- a CDS encoding metal-sensing transcriptional repressor, with the protein product MDTSQPGYHDTKADHLKRLRRIEGQVRGLQRMVESDTYCIDVLTQVSAATRALESVALGLLDEHLAHCVADAVAKGGDDAEAKVKEASAAIARLVRS
- a CDS encoding ankyrin repeat domain-containing protein; the encoded protein is MPTLPDRPSLEHLRKRAKARRRTQSVGLAQAQHQVAREYGFASWPRLVHHVQSVRLEGVERALVLADPAALADLLDSDPAAASREIDGLPPLLVLLRRTLGTPADVRRCAALLLDAGADPDSHSVEWGGEGRMSALFDAVERSDLALARLLVDRGATRDEDAFYHACEQSDTAFLGLLAAPGFERLVNHKLDFEDAAGLRWFLDRGVDVDTERCLHHAVSRGRGLPILIMLLDAGADVNLPWDRWDVGRRPLALAARCGHLAAYDLLASRGATAELDAVDAAVLAVARGESADLPASPPPVKGTASRDDYGWILGQFALLGRTDVVASLLDAGMVVDTRGWSNFTPLDQAAMHGRTETVGLLIARGADVHDVAFDDEQPTPLDCAIWGLRNNRADDGDYPGTVAALLATGAPTRLSPPTGDAAVDALLTRALDA